One Campylobacter sp. RM16192 genomic region harbors:
- the phsA gene encoding thiosulfate reductase PhsA translates to MNSSRRNFLKASTATGIMAMTYAPGTLGAVGAKALQASDKAVYSFCEMCSTRCPIEARVVDGKNIFIQGNGKVSGTATSVCARGGAGHSQLYDPQRLVKPLIRVGERGENKWREASWDEALDLVAKKMLEIKEKYGPESFVFTAKSSQTHKLMTTFASAYGSPNCFSHLSCCPITYRMVCEHMYGDGRLKRDFGNAKYIVNFGHNLFEGIVISDTKKVAKMAERDDTKLLVLEPRFSVIAAKADEWLPVKPGTDLAFVLALIHVWIKNGTYDKEFIEKFTIGFDKVVESTQDTTPEWQEKITGIPAKTVERIAGEIWKAAPKVIIDFGHKTTTAKAEYIRTRAIMVANAMMGNWEKKGGLFGGKNAKKYNSLVGEELIPAITNPDAAIKVPKTPRLDAAGEDGRNKFVARSHGVLMEIPDAIMSEKPYPIKGWFNIRFNHMINVAGTDKTIESLKKLDFIVSSDVYMNDFSIYADVILPESTYLERDEGIEDKSSQKPAYMIRNKVIDPVGDTKNGYDIFRELARRMKIDEKYANNTMDEWRMQQVKGNAELLAQLAKDGYVTWKVPGILFREADSVKAFVKKFPHAEKFVGENGLMDSQVKFKTESGKIELFSEKVDAQFPTYGCLGNMENNIRDMDVYGGHELSIMTGKTPIHTNGHTQNVPFLNDLMSDSPVWIHPKTAKKHGVKTGDKVFLQNKFSKDKATIFVTEGIREDTLFLYHGFGHVSAGLERIDGVGTNQSKLLDPAAGPVCATMVTNVGVDIVKA, encoded by the coding sequence ATGAACAGTTCAAGACGAAATTTCTTGAAAGCTTCTACTGCGACCGGAATAATGGCTATGACATATGCTCCTGGTACGCTTGGCGCTGTCGGAGCTAAAGCTTTACAAGCTAGCGATAAGGCCGTTTATAGCTTTTGCGAGATGTGCTCTACCCGCTGTCCTATAGAGGCTAGAGTAGTAGATGGTAAAAACATCTTTATACAAGGAAACGGTAAGGTTAGCGGAACTGCAACTTCAGTCTGTGCAAGAGGTGGTGCTGGACACAGCCAACTATATGATCCTCAAAGACTTGTTAAGCCTCTCATTAGAGTAGGCGAGCGCGGTGAAAATAAGTGGCGCGAAGCTAGCTGGGATGAGGCACTTGATCTAGTGGCTAAAAAGATGCTTGAGATTAAAGAAAAATATGGACCTGAGAGCTTTGTATTCACTGCAAAATCAAGTCAAACTCATAAACTAATGACGACTTTTGCGAGCGCTTATGGATCTCCAAACTGCTTTTCTCACCTATCCTGTTGTCCGATAACTTACAGAATGGTATGTGAGCATATGTATGGCGACGGAAGATTAAAAAGAGACTTTGGAAATGCAAAATATATCGTAAATTTTGGCCATAACCTCTTTGAAGGTATCGTTATATCAGATACTAAAAAAGTTGCTAAAATGGCTGAGAGAGATGATACTAAACTATTAGTTCTTGAGCCAAGATTTAGCGTTATAGCTGCTAAGGCTGACGAGTGGCTACCTGTAAAACCAGGAACTGACCTAGCGTTTGTGCTTGCTCTTATTCACGTATGGATCAAAAACGGAACTTACGATAAAGAGTTTATAGAAAAATTTACAATAGGATTTGACAAAGTTGTAGAAAGCACTCAAGATACAACTCCAGAGTGGCAAGAAAAGATCACAGGAATTCCTGCTAAAACCGTTGAAAGAATAGCAGGCGAAATTTGGAAAGCCGCTCCAAAAGTAATCATTGACTTTGGACATAAAACAACCACTGCTAAAGCTGAATACATAAGAACAAGAGCCATCATGGTAGCAAATGCGATGATGGGTAACTGGGAGAAAAAGGGCGGATTATTTGGTGGTAAAAACGCGAAAAAATATAACTCTTTAGTAGGCGAAGAGCTAATACCTGCTATAACAAATCCTGATGCGGCCATAAAAGTTCCAAAAACTCCAAGACTTGATGCTGCAGGGGAAGACGGAAGAAATAAATTCGTAGCTAGAAGTCACGGTGTTTTAATGGAAATTCCTGATGCAATTATGAGTGAGAAACCTTATCCTATAAAAGGTTGGTTCAATATCAGATTTAACCATATGATAAACGTTGCAGGAACTGATAAGACTATAGAGAGCCTTAAAAAGCTTGACTTCATCGTAAGCTCTGACGTTTATATGAACGACTTTTCTATCTATGCAGACGTTATTTTACCAGAGAGCACCTATCTTGAAAGAGATGAGGGGATCGAAGATAAATCAAGTCAAAAACCTGCATATATGATAAGAAATAAGGTAATTGATCCGGTTGGTGATACAAAGAACGGTTACGATATCTTTAGAGAGCTTGCAAGACGCATGAAAATTGATGAAAAATATGCCAATAATACAATGGATGAGTGGAGAATGCAACAAGTTAAAGGAAATGCCGAGCTGCTAGCCCAGCTTGCAAAAGATGGATATGTGACTTGGAAGGTTCCTGGAATCTTGTTTAGAGAAGCAGATAGCGTAAAAGCCTTTGTTAAAAAATTCCCTCATGCAGAGAAATTTGTAGGCGAAAACGGACTTATGGATTCTCAAGTGAAATTTAAAACAGAGAGTGGAAAAATCGAACTGTTTAGTGAAAAAGTTGATGCGCAATTTCCTACTTACGGCTGTTTAGGAAATATGGAAAATAACATTAGAGATATGGACGTTTACGGTGGACACGAACTATCTATCATGACAGGCAAAACTCCTATTCATACAAATGGACATACTCAAAACGTTCCATTCCTAAATGATCTTATGAGCGACTCTCCTGTGTGGATACATCCAAAAACAGCTAAAAAACATGGAGTAAAAACCGGAGATAAGGTATTTTTACAAAACAAGTTCTCAAAAGACAAAGCAACTATATTTGTAACAGAAGGTATTAGAGAGGATACTTTATTCTTATATCACGGATTTGGACACGTTTCAGCAGGTCTTGAAAGAATAGATGGAGTAGGGACAAACCAAAGCAAATTGCTTGACCCTGCGGCTGGTCCAGTATGCGCCACGATGGTTACAAACGTTGGCGTTGATATAGTAAAAGCATAA
- a CDS encoding sensor histidine kinase — MVLFIFQSYEIINLSAKDEYSKNMFELLEYEGKIRHSLENNQTIPSSLIYKYGIYTYKEKKVVSNLEVMPSTFQFVTLQEKGYLFYKSYFQLEQDFYYLILAKKQNSARILFVTVLTLVFALIVVFVTLYLSFVSGIKPYKDAKKYMNNFFNDAMHELKTPLGVIGINLEMLGIDNKYTNRIKAALKQMQITYEDTEYYIKHSYILFPPEILNLSEFCLERARYMRGFAMSKNIKIYDFVEPDLKVFMNKIEAGRLIDNNLSNAIKYSPTGSIINLKLSLQSDWIVLEVEDFGEGIKDANKIWKRYVRDEGVQGGFGLGLNIVAGICIKNGIEYSVTSELKKGSVFKYKFIPYSKHILD; from the coding sequence ATGGTTTTATTTATTTTCCAAAGCTATGAGATTATAAATTTAAGCGCCAAAGATGAATATTCCAAAAATATGTTTGAATTGCTTGAATACGAGGGTAAAATACGTCATAGTTTAGAAAATAATCAAACTATTCCATCATCTTTGATATATAAATATGGAATTTACACATACAAAGAGAAAAAAGTAGTATCAAATTTAGAGGTTATGCCAAGCACTTTTCAATTCGTAACCTTACAAGAAAAAGGCTATCTCTTTTACAAGAGCTATTTTCAGTTAGAGCAGGATTTTTACTATCTGATTTTAGCTAAGAAGCAAAATAGCGCCAGAATTTTATTTGTAACTGTTTTAACTCTTGTATTTGCATTGATTGTAGTATTTGTGACGCTGTATCTATCTTTTGTAAGCGGTATTAAGCCATACAAAGATGCAAAAAAATATATGAATAATTTTTTTAACGATGCCATGCATGAGCTCAAAACTCCACTTGGCGTAATCGGTATAAATTTAGAGATGCTTGGAATAGATAATAAATACACAAACCGTATAAAAGCGGCTTTGAAACAGATGCAGATAACATACGAAGATACGGAGTATTACATTAAGCATAGTTATATTTTATTTCCACCTGAAATTTTAAATCTGAGCGAATTTTGTCTCGAGCGAGCCAGATATATGAGAGGGTTTGCAATGTCTAAGAATATTAAAATTTATGACTTTGTAGAGCCTGATTTGAAGGTCTTTATGAATAAGATTGAGGCTGGAAGACTTATAGATAATAATCTTAGCAATGCTATTAAATATAGCCCAACAGGAAGTATTATCAATTTAAAATTAAGTCTTCAAAGTGATTGGATCGTGCTTGAAGTAGAAGATTTTGGTGAAGGCATTAAGGATGCTAATAAAATTTGGAAGCGCTACGTAAGAGATGAAGGCGTGCAAGGTGGCTTTGGCCTAGGGCTTAATATAGTAGCAGGAATATGTATAAAAAACGGCATTGAATACTCTGTGACGAGTGAGCTCAAAAAAGGTAGCGTGTTTAAATATAAATTTATTCCTTATTCAAAGCATATACTAGACTAA
- the nrfD gene encoding NrfD/PsrC family molybdoenzyme membrane anchor subunit, whose amino-acid sequence MNNMWGSVAQYNEIYWPWPIAVYLFLAGLSAGSMMVALLVKWNYHKQENDTIWDAMVKAGAIVAPITICVGLALLVFDLGKPLSFYWILLKYNFLSVMSIGVALLLVYTPFAFLFAIIIFEKEIEKHSILSILRPVSRIIRSFAPLAKTIETILFLLAIGVGVYTGFLLSAITKLPLWNTPILPILFLTSGFSSGVAANILVGLLCFKHLINKDNVKYLLVLDLRAVLFEIPLIAILFIGLYFEGGVSAVAAKQALTTGHYAIIFWLGVVGVGLATPILIAATALKNHAYRVGYIVANSIVVIFGVILLRYYIVYAGQVFTGV is encoded by the coding sequence ATGAATAATATGTGGGGAAGCGTTGCTCAATATAACGAAATTTACTGGCCGTGGCCAATTGCGGTCTATCTATTTTTGGCGGGTCTTTCAGCTGGATCTATGATGGTTGCACTTTTAGTTAAGTGGAACTATCATAAGCAAGAAAACGACACTATTTGGGATGCGATGGTAAAGGCTGGCGCTATTGTCGCGCCTATTACCATCTGTGTTGGTTTAGCACTTCTTGTATTTGACCTTGGTAAGCCTCTTAGCTTTTATTGGATTTTGCTAAAGTATAACTTCTTGTCTGTTATGTCAATAGGTGTTGCCCTTCTTTTGGTTTATACACCTTTTGCATTCTTGTTCGCTATTATAATATTTGAAAAAGAGATAGAAAAACACTCTATTTTAAGTATTTTGCGACCAGTTTCAAGAATTATTCGTTCGTTTGCACCTTTGGCTAAGACTATAGAGACTATATTGTTCTTGCTAGCTATCGGAGTTGGAGTATATACAGGCTTCTTGCTAAGTGCGATTACTAAGCTTCCTCTTTGGAATACGCCTATATTGCCGATCCTATTCTTGACATCAGGCTTTAGTTCGGGTGTTGCGGCAAATATTTTAGTAGGTTTACTATGCTTTAAGCACTTAATAAACAAAGACAATGTGAAATATCTACTAGTACTAGACCTTAGAGCAGTATTGTTTGAGATTCCTTTGATAGCGATACTTTTCATAGGACTATATTTCGAGGGTGGAGTAAGTGCAGTTGCTGCAAAACAAGCTCTTACAACGGGACATTATGCTATAATCTTCTGGCTAGGCGTTGTGGGCGTTGGACTTGCAACTCCAATATTAATAGCAGCTACCGCTCTTAAAAATCACGCTTATAGAGTAGGATATATCGTAGCCAACTCTATCGTAGTAATCTTTGGAGTAATTTTACTAAGATACTATATAGTATATGCAGGGCAGGTATTTACAGGAGTTTGA
- a CDS encoding DJ-1/PfpI family protein — MKIAIVVYDRINLVSLAEIWSLLSNLQTKHDVKICAFKSEIVDEHGLKIVPQIYGESLYGYDIVIIPDGLGVLSLRHDEIFLSWIRSASRTKFKIALDLGSLILGSAGFLEGKGACLRAGYKNAIGEYAKFINANMCEDNDIITICELNSVTKDRLAEILI, encoded by the coding sequence ATGAAGATAGCAATAGTTGTGTATGATAGGATAAATTTAGTAAGTTTGGCTGAAATTTGGAGCTTACTTTCAAATTTACAAACAAAGCACGATGTTAAAATTTGTGCTTTTAAGAGCGAAATAGTAGATGAGCATGGACTAAAGATAGTGCCTCAAATTTACGGTGAGAGTCTGTATGGATATGACATTGTCATTATTCCGGATGGACTTGGAGTGCTTAGCTTAAGACATGATGAAATTTTTTTAAGTTGGATTAGGAGCGCAAGCAGGACCAAATTTAAAATAGCGCTTGACTTGGGATCCTTAATTCTTGGAAGTGCAGGGTTTTTGGAGGGTAAAGGGGCTTGCCTTAGAGCCGGATACAAAAACGCTATTGGTGAATACGCTAAATTTATCAATGCAAATATGTGCGAAGATAACGATATTATAACTATTTGCGAGTTAAATAGTGTTACAAAAGATAGGTTAGCTGAAATTTTAATTTAG
- a CDS encoding HIT family protein, giving the protein MIYQDEFINIERENSEIPWIKIFTNTPYVELSDCDEATQNRLFEAILIAEKTMIKFYKPKKINIASFANYLPRVHFHVMARFENDSFFPESMWGKKQRKGSVELPDFNEFKEILIKNLENE; this is encoded by the coding sequence ATGATATATCAAGATGAATTTATAAATATCGAGCGCGAAAATAGTGAAATACCTTGGATTAAAATTTTTACAAATACTCCTTACGTTGAACTTAGCGATTGTGATGAAGCTACTCAAAATAGGCTTTTTGAAGCAATTTTAATAGCAGAAAAAACAATGATTAAATTTTATAAACCGAAAAAAATAAATATAGCAAGCTTTGCAAACTATCTTCCAAGAGTGCATTTTCATGTAATGGCAAGATTCGAAAACGATAGCTTCTTTCCAGAGTCTATGTGGGGTAAAAAACAGCGCAAAGGATCAGTCGAGCTGCCAGATTTTAATGAGTTTAAAGAAATTTTAATAAAGAATTTAGAGAATGAATAA
- the ccsA gene encoding cytochrome c biogenesis protein CcsA produces the protein MRGIQSLFLSMTSAIVLLLIFAIASGVATIVETVYDTKSAWALIYGATWFALIQLLLGINLAYNIYKYKLMDMKKLPVFIFHLSFLFMLLGSAMTRYLGFEANMHIRENTTQDRMYEIGSRLEMKAQKDGKEYKVSVPKQINAVTPNEFNIDLDVGGQKANLQYKAFYKNAEFEYYEADNGDPLIEIVVSDSQNREDVGLKPGDIRELGGVSFAFNTEPTLDKFIKFEYKDGKFTMTSNNNVGYFIMATNEKGEYEAKKPTEFVPMQLYTIGDINFAPKNILEKAQRRLVSKGGQFDALVADLSFNGDSKEVVLYENYVMPVVQTIGGQEFTASWGAREILLPFSLHLKDFELKRYPGSNSPMSYASEVVVKDPKSGDYDYRIYMNHVLDHAGYRFFQSSYDKDERGTILSVNKDPGKIPTYIGYFLLGLGLFFNVVNPHSRFRKLAKYINEDAIKNTAKACILAFACILATPKANAMNLAIKIDENHAKELSTVIVQSADGRMKPFDTVAREILNKVYKKDIINGANANQVALSMMIDAPYWREMPIIAVHNKELKKIIGIDESAKYAKFNDFFEYDRNTTRSSYKLTKYAETASRKRPAERGTFDKDVQKVDERLNILYMVFVGEIFTMFPKLDDPNHTWYAPASAMMYFPKEEREPISRMLQEYFAGVSDASNSGNWSVPNRVLAEIKTYQEEHGKAVIPSKERVDMEILFNKYKIFQSLIPIYLFAGFGLLCFVFIKMAKPRLNINWMFKIVYSINILAFVAHTAGLALRWYISGHAPWSNAYESMIYIAWALSLSGIVFSNRSPISMALTSILAGVTLFVAHLSWMDPQITTLVPVLKSYWLTIHVSVITASYGFLGLCSLLGMFVLVLFALQGKKEHKEMSRNILEATRINEMAMILGLSLLTLGNFLGGIWANESWGRYWGWDSKETWALVSILIYAAVLHIRFVPKLNNQYAFAVTSMFAYWSIIMTYFGVNFYLSGMHSYAAGDPVPVPDFVWMSVVVMVAISILAYFRKPEKMVKL, from the coding sequence ATGAGAGGCATTCAATCCCTGTTCTTGAGCATGACTTCGGCTATAGTTTTACTATTAATATTTGCTATTGCAAGTGGTGTTGCTACTATTGTAGAGACTGTTTATGATACTAAAAGTGCATGGGCTTTAATATATGGAGCTACCTGGTTTGCGCTTATTCAGTTGCTTTTGGGCATAAATTTGGCATACAATATCTATAAATACAAACTTATGGATATGAAAAAACTGCCAGTATTTATATTTCACCTAAGCTTTTTATTTATGCTACTTGGCTCTGCCATGACTAGATATCTAGGATTTGAAGCAAACATGCATATTAGAGAAAACACTACTCAAGATAGGATGTATGAGATAGGCTCAAGGCTTGAGATGAAAGCCCAAAAAGACGGTAAAGAGTATAAAGTTTCGGTTCCTAAACAGATAAATGCCGTAACTCCTAACGAATTTAATATAGATCTTGACGTTGGCGGACAAAAAGCCAATCTACAATATAAAGCATTTTATAAAAATGCAGAATTTGAATATTATGAGGCCGATAATGGAGATCCTCTTATAGAGATTGTGGTATCAGACAGTCAAAATCGTGAAGATGTAGGTCTAAAGCCTGGAGATATCAGAGAACTTGGTGGAGTAAGCTTTGCTTTTAATACTGAGCCAACTTTAGATAAATTTATTAAATTTGAATATAAAGATGGCAAATTTACAATGACTTCAAATAATAATGTAGGATATTTTATAATGGCTACAAATGAAAAAGGTGAATATGAGGCGAAAAAACCTACAGAATTTGTTCCTATGCAACTATATACTATAGGAGATATAAATTTTGCTCCTAAAAACATCCTTGAAAAAGCTCAAAGAAGACTTGTTAGCAAAGGTGGACAATTTGATGCCTTGGTTGCTGATTTAAGCTTCAATGGAGATAGTAAAGAAGTAGTTCTTTATGAAAATTACGTTATGCCGGTAGTTCAAACTATAGGAGGACAAGAATTTACTGCATCTTGGGGGGCTAGAGAAATACTTCTTCCATTTTCACTACATCTTAAAGATTTCGAACTCAAGCGATATCCAGGCTCAAATTCTCCTATGAGTTATGCAAGTGAAGTTGTAGTTAAAGACCCTAAATCTGGAGATTATGATTATAGAATTTACATGAACCATGTACTTGACCATGCAGGATATAGATTTTTCCAAAGCTCTTACGATAAAGATGAACGCGGCACAATCTTATCTGTAAACAAAGACCCTGGCAAAATTCCGACATACATAGGATATTTTTTACTTGGGCTTGGCTTGTTTTTCAACGTAGTAAATCCACATAGCAGATTTAGAAAACTGGCTAAATATATAAACGAAGACGCAATCAAAAATACAGCCAAAGCATGCATTTTAGCATTTGCATGTATTTTAGCAACTCCAAAAGCAAACGCCATGAATCTTGCTATCAAAATAGACGAAAATCACGCAAAAGAACTTTCAACTGTTATAGTTCAAAGTGCTGATGGACGTATGAAACCTTTTGATACAGTAGCAAGAGAAATTTTAAATAAAGTCTACAAAAAAGACATAATAAACGGAGCAAACGCAAACCAAGTTGCACTATCTATGATGATAGATGCTCCTTACTGGAGAGAGATGCCTATAATAGCGGTTCACAATAAAGAACTAAAAAAAATAATAGGAATAGATGAAAGCGCAAAATACGCTAAATTTAACGATTTCTTCGAATATGATCGCAATACTACAAGAAGCTCTTATAAGCTAACTAAATATGCTGAAACTGCTAGCCGCAAACGCCCTGCAGAACGTGGAACCTTTGATAAGGATGTGCAAAAAGTAGATGAAAGATTAAATATTCTTTACATGGTATTTGTAGGCGAAATTTTTACAATGTTTCCAAAGCTAGATGATCCTAACCACACTTGGTATGCACCTGCAAGCGCTATGATGTATTTTCCTAAGGAAGAGAGAGAGCCAATTAGCAGAATGTTGCAAGAATACTTTGCAGGTGTAAGCGACGCATCAAATAGTGGAAATTGGAGCGTTCCAAATAGGGTTTTGGCAGAAATTAAAACATATCAAGAAGAGCATGGTAAAGCTGTAATACCGAGTAAAGAGCGAGTAGATATGGAAATTTTATTTAATAAATATAAGATTTTCCAATCTTTGATACCTATCTATCTATTTGCTGGATTTGGACTACTATGCTTTGTCTTTATTAAGATGGCTAAGCCGAGACTAAATATAAATTGGATGTTTAAAATCGTATATTCTATAAATATCCTAGCCTTTGTAGCTCATACTGCAGGACTTGCGTTGCGTTGGTACATCTCAGGACACGCCCCTTGGAGTAATGCTTACGAATCTATGATATATATAGCTTGGGCACTTAGTCTTTCAGGTATAGTATTTTCAAACAGAAGCCCTATTTCAATGGCGCTTACCTCGATCTTGGCGGGCGTTACACTATTTGTAGCTCACCTAAGCTGGATGGATCCTCAGATTACGACACTAGTTCCTGTTCTTAAGTCATATTGGCTTACAATCCACGTTTCAGTTATTACTGCTAGCTATGGATTCTTGGGACTTTGCTCTCTTCTTGGTATGTTTGTGCTTGTCTTATTTGCTCTACAAGGCAAAAAAGAGCACAAAGAGATGTCAAGAAATATCTTAGAAGCTACTCGCATAAACGAAATGGCTATGATTTTAGGCCTTAGCCTTCTTACTCTTGGTAACTTCTTAGGTGGTATTTGGGCTAACGAGAGCTGGGGAAGATATTGGGGCTGGGACTCTAAAGAGACTTGGGCCTTGGTTTCTATACTAATATATGCTGCAGTATTACATATAAGATTTGTTCCGAAGCTAAATAATCAATACGCATTTGCCGTTACTTCAATGTTTGCTTACTGGTCTATCATAATGACATATTTTGGCGTAAACTTCTACTTAAGCGGTATGCACTCATACGCAGCCGGTGATCCTGTGCCGGTGCCTGACTTTGTATGGATGAGTGTAGTTGTAATGGTTGCGATATCAATTTTGGCATATTTTAGAAAGCCTGAAAAAATGGTAAAACTATAA
- a CDS encoding cache domain-containing protein has protein sequence MNKKLAITFSLTGLILLIFLIFYWFEYTKELETENIKKFFDFQTKILNKNIEEEKLSAMTVAVLLSENENIKNCLLQNDRDGCLQALDKFTNILKKVPIYKNVKFHIHTADMKSFIRSWTPMHDDNLLGFRYMLKDVRNKIVANIEVGRGGVFIRAVAPILSSKNSFLGSIEVLLGFEHLSDFFKDQGIDLFVLLNKSPNSPYQSQDDENMINDFYIINKDYANLNILPILQTINFNGQQFHKFNTHNFAIEPMNDTMGNKVGYFVIYFNSDQKERNLSKLNVLLK, from the coding sequence ATGAATAAGAAACTAGCAATTACTTTTTCTCTAACAGGTCTAATACTATTAATATTTTTAATATTCTATTGGTTTGAATACACAAAAGAGCTAGAAACTGAAAATATAAAGAAATTTTTTGATTTCCAAACCAAAATACTAAACAAAAATATAGAAGAAGAGAAACTATCGGCAATGACAGTGGCGGTACTTTTATCAGAAAATGAGAATATCAAAAACTGCCTTTTACAAAACGATAGAGACGGTTGTCTGCAAGCTTTGGACAAATTTACAAATATATTAAAAAAAGTGCCTATATATAAAAATGTAAAATTTCATATCCATACGGCAGATATGAAAAGCTTTATAAGAAGCTGGACGCCAATGCACGATGACAATCTTTTGGGTTTTAGATACATGCTAAAAGATGTTAGAAATAAAATTGTGGCAAATATCGAGGTCGGACGAGGAGGAGTCTTCATAAGAGCTGTTGCACCAATTTTATCATCAAAAAACAGTTTTTTAGGAAGCATAGAGGTCTTGCTTGGTTTTGAACACCTAAGCGACTTTTTCAAAGATCAAGGCATAGATCTTTTTGTACTCTTAAATAAAAGCCCAAATTCTCCATACCAAAGCCAAGACGATGAAAATATGATAAATGATTTTTATATCATAAACAAAGATTATGCAAATTTGAACATTTTGCCGATTTTACAGACAATCAATTTTAATGGGCAACAGTTCCATAAATTTAACACACACAACTTTGCAATCGAGCCAATGAATGACACTATGGGCAATAAAGTAGGCTATTTTGTAATATATTTTAATTCCGATCAAAAAGAAAGAAATTTATCAAAGCTAAATGTATTGCTTAAGTAG
- a CDS encoding 4Fe-4S dicluster domain-containing protein, whose product MKRYTMVHNENLCIGCQACSVACRSENSVPNGVYRLQVHAKMSGTFPNLKTDFIRNSCVMCEDAPCVDVCPTGASFKTADGLTLMDHSICVSCKYCVLACPYDARYVEPKTGEVDKCTFCFDTRVSQGEQPACVTVCPTDALAFGDLNDKNSEVSKILREKAHYYPKSELKTKPKLAMIANRKGGSHE is encoded by the coding sequence ATGAAAAGATATACTATGGTTCATAATGAAAATCTTTGTATTGGATGTCAAGCTTGTTCTGTAGCTTGTAGAAGTGAAAACAGCGTTCCAAACGGAGTGTATAGACTTCAAGTTCATGCAAAGATGAGTGGAACATTCCCAAATTTAAAAACAGATTTTATAAGAAATAGCTGTGTAATGTGTGAAGATGCTCCTTGTGTAGACGTATGTCCTACCGGAGCTAGCTTTAAAACTGCTGACGGACTAACACTGATGGATCACAGTATCTGCGTATCTTGCAAATACTGTGTTCTTGCTTGTCCTTATGATGCTAGATATGTAGAGCCAAAAACAGGAGAAGTTGATAAATGTACTTTCTGTTTTGACACAAGAGTATCTCAAGGAGAGCAGCCTGCATGTGTTACCGTATGTCCTACAGATGCACTTGCATTCGGCGATTTAAACGATAAAAACAGTGAAGTAAGTAAAATTTTAAGAGAAAAAGCTCATTACTATCCAAAATCAGAGCTTAAAACTAAACCTAAACTAGCCATGATTGCTAACCGCAAAGGAGGAAGCCATGAATAA
- a CDS encoding response regulator transcription factor encodes MRILLLEDDFNYRESVSEYLQVLGYEVDEAPDGQVACDKISKSFYHLLILDIKVPHISGHEVIKYAKDIGLQTPIMIMTSLVDIDNLSVGYELGCNEYLKKPFELAELKFRVNELMRKYHGKDDKNLITIDEDSKLDTIKKQLHFKDKVIELSLKEFDLIECLLYHKNSFVGVETIRAEVWGDKEIDSADIRMHVLKIRQKTKPDFIVSSRGLGYKIDVK; translated from the coding sequence GTGAGAATCCTACTTTTAGAGGATGATTTTAATTATAGAGAGAGTGTCTCGGAGTATCTTCAGGTCTTAGGCTATGAGGTTGACGAGGCGCCTGATGGGCAGGTGGCATGCGACAAGATATCAAAAAGCTTCTACCACCTGCTCATACTTGATATCAAAGTTCCGCATATAAGCGGACATGAAGTTATAAAATACGCAAAAGACATCGGTCTTCAAACCCCAATAATGATCATGACCTCTCTTGTTGATATTGATAATTTATCCGTCGGCTACGAGCTTGGTTGCAATGAATATCTAAAAAAACCTTTCGAGTTAGCTGAGCTTAAATTTAGAGTTAATGAGCTAATGCGTAAATATCACGGAAAAGATGATAAAAATTTAATCACTATAGATGAAGATTCTAAGCTTGACACTATTAAAAAACAGTTGCATTTTAAAGATAAAGTCATAGAGCTTAGCTTGAAAGAATTTGACCTAATAGAGTGCTTGCTGTATCATAAAAATAGTTTCGTTGGGGTTGAGACTATAAGAGCTGAAGTTTGGGGTGATAAAGAGATAGATTCTGCCGATATTAGAATGCACGTTCTTAAAATTCGTCAAAAAACAAAGCCTGATTTTATCGTTTCCTCTCGCGGGCTCGGCTATAAAATAGATGTTAAATAA